Proteins encoded within one genomic window of Comamonas endophytica:
- a CDS encoding DODA-type extradiol aromatic ring-opening family dioxygenase: MPDATPASAAACVLQPVLFIPHGAGPCFFMDWSPADTWNEMAEFLAGAAGTLPEKPRAIMLISGHWQAPAFSVTASACPELIYDYHGFPPHTYQLAYPAPGDAALAARMAHRLADAGLQSALDAERGLDHGVFIPLKLMFPAADIPVVQLSLRADLDPAAHLAAGAALAGLRAEGVLIIGSGMSFHNMRGYGDARYTAPSEAFDEWLTDAVQADPLQRNASLRQWDGAPYAHHCHPPGQEEHLMPLLVAAGAAGKDRGRRIYSQQVMKTRLSAFRFG; the protein is encoded by the coding sequence ATGCCCGACGCTACCCCCGCTTCTGCCGCTGCCTGCGTTTTGCAGCCGGTGCTTTTCATTCCGCACGGCGCAGGCCCATGCTTTTTCATGGACTGGTCGCCCGCGGATACCTGGAACGAGATGGCGGAATTTCTCGCAGGTGCAGCGGGCACGCTGCCGGAGAAGCCGCGGGCCATCATGCTCATATCGGGCCATTGGCAGGCACCGGCTTTCAGCGTGACCGCCAGCGCATGTCCCGAATTGATTTATGACTACCATGGCTTTCCACCGCACACCTACCAGCTGGCCTATCCGGCTCCAGGCGATGCAGCCCTCGCCGCACGAATGGCGCATCGGCTCGCGGATGCCGGGCTTCAAAGCGCCCTGGATGCCGAGCGCGGCCTGGACCATGGGGTCTTCATTCCGCTCAAGCTGATGTTCCCCGCAGCCGATATACCGGTGGTGCAGCTGTCGCTGCGCGCCGATCTCGATCCTGCGGCGCACCTGGCGGCGGGTGCTGCCCTTGCCGGCCTGCGGGCCGAGGGCGTATTGATCATCGGCAGCGGCATGAGCTTCCACAATATGCGCGGCTATGGCGATGCGCGCTACACCGCGCCTTCCGAAGCCTTCGACGAGTGGCTGACGGACGCGGTGCAGGCCGATCCGCTGCAGCGCAACGCCTCGCTGCGGCAGTGGGACGGGGCACCCTACGCCCACCATTGCCATCCACCAGGCCAGGAGGAGCACCTGATGCCACTGCTGGTGGCTGCCGGTGCGGCCGGCAAGGACCGCGGCCGCAGGATCTACTCGCAGCAGGTGATGAAGACCCGGCTGTCGGCCTTCCGCTTTGGTTGA